Proteins from a genomic interval of Chitinophagales bacterium:
- the rpsB gene encoding 30S ribosomal protein S2, giving the protein MQGIPNEQMLDAGVHFGHLKKKWNPKMLPYIFMERKGIHIIDLNKTNEALIATGKAVKSIARSGRKILFVATKKQAKDIVAEAARSVEMPFVTERWLGGMLTNFATIKKSIKKMQGIERTLTENAEALTKKERLMLGRQKDKLERVLGGIANLNRVPSALFIVDISHEHIALAEAHKLNLSTFAMVDTNSDPTTVDFAIPANDDASKSVNVIISYIVEKIREGLLERDREQDSVTSSGGDASEQDSARRRRTRGRRKKKD; this is encoded by the coding sequence ATGCAAGGTATTCCTAATGAACAAATGTTGGATGCGGGTGTCCACTTCGGACATTTGAAAAAGAAGTGGAATCCCAAAATGCTTCCTTACATCTTTATGGAACGCAAGGGTATTCACATTATTGACCTGAACAAGACCAACGAAGCTTTAATAGCAACGGGTAAAGCAGTGAAATCTATTGCTCGCTCAGGTAGAAAAATATTGTTTGTTGCCACTAAAAAACAGGCAAAAGACATCGTAGCAGAAGCTGCTCGAAGTGTTGAAATGCCTTTTGTGACTGAAAGATGGCTAGGAGGTATGCTTACCAACTTTGCCACTATCAAGAAGTCCATCAAAAAAATGCAAGGCATTGAACGTACACTTACTGAGAATGCTGAGGCATTGACTAAGAAAGAACGCTTAATGTTGGGCAGACAAAAAGATAAGTTGGAGCGTGTATTGGGTGGTATTGCGAATTTGAATCGTGTTCCAAGTGCACTTTTTATTGTTGATATTAGCCACGAACACATCGCTTTAGCAGAAGCACATAAGCTGAACTTGAGTACTTTCGCCATGGTTGATACCAACTCTGATCCAACAACTGTTGACTTCGCTATTCCTGCCAACGATGATGCTTCTAAGTCTGTGAATGTTATCATTTCCTATATCGTAGAAAAAATTAGAGAAGGATTATTGGAGCGTGATAGAGAACAAGATTCTGTAACTTCATCTGGTGGAGATGCTAGTGAGCAAGACTCAGCAAGAAGAAGAAGAACAAGAGGACGCAGAAAAAAGAAAGACTAA
- the rplM gene encoding 50S ribosomal protein L13: MNTLSYKTVSTRKEDVTREWYIVDAEDMIVGRLATRIATILRGKHKPSYTPHIDDGDYVIIVNADKIRFTGNKMNAKEYIRHSGYPGGQRRRTAKEMLQHKPTDVMEKAVRGMLPKNRLGRQMIKKLFIYTDAEHPHQAQQPKEMTF, from the coding sequence GTGAATACACTGAGTTATAAAACAGTTTCAACCCGAAAAGAGGACGTAACACGAGAGTGGTATATAGTAGATGCAGAAGATATGATTGTTGGTCGTTTGGCTACTCGTATTGCTACTATTTTACGTGGTAAACACAAACCCTCTTATACTCCTCATATTGATGATGGTGATTATGTGATTATTGTGAATGCGGATAAAATTCGATTTACAGGTAATAAGATGAACGCCAAAGAGTACATTAGACATAGCGGCTATCCTGGTGGACAAAGAAGACGCACCGCCAAAGAAATGTTGCAACACAAACCTACTGATGTAATGGAAAAAGCGGTCAGAGGTATGTTGCCGAAAAATCGTCTTGGTCGTCAAATGATTAAGAAATTATTCATTTATACAGATGCCGAACATCCACACCAAGCACAGCAACCAAAAGAAATGACTTTTTAA
- a CDS encoding PAS domain S-box protein: MLQSTNSFDSLSNTDKNVLFDILYEIALAQGAGFFDAVVESISKNIGSKYVLIGEFLRDSYRVRAKSLWAADGLVKDYEYEILHTPCEHVLSQGIKIFPERVQTLYPKDIDLVKWGIQSYVGIPLFNDKKMCIGHIAVLDTLPLENIDLVTTVLKVCANRVEAELERAINDELIRQREQENRIQTERLAQSLSLLEATIECTADGLLIADGHGKMVRFNQQFVKMWKMPLGLAFGKNEADGLTYVLSQLKDPEQFISKVRELYDNPEAISFDVLYFKDGRIFERYSQPQRIGTKIVGRVWSFRDVTKRIKAETELRRSESLFRSLFEESPIGIVIDDYSGEYLLAHVNKKFSRMLQYSIEELKNMSAMYITHPEDTQKHTESFKDVEHQNSKDSSFEKRYITKDGSIIWANVSLAAVRNELGEARYRVLMIQDITEKKKALLDLKEKAKELDEKNKELQKYIDSNLQLENFAYIASHDLREPLLTIMGLIEVLTESYSEDLNEEALSFLQFIKQSVMNMELLINDLLNYSRVNTQVHTAATFDMDVLLQKIIQGLQQSIDQQNAIIECSDIPQNFTANQTKMIQLFQNLIVNAIKFRNPNVSPIIKISAIDFGTHWQFSVSDNGIGIAPEHNDKIFLLFKKLHSKYEYGGTGIGLATCKKIVEQHGGKIWLESELNKGTTFYFTICKKEN; the protein is encoded by the coding sequence ATGCTTCAATCTACCAATTCTTTCGATTCGTTGTCAAATACAGATAAAAATGTATTGTTTGATATCCTGTATGAAATTGCCCTTGCACAGGGTGCTGGTTTTTTTGATGCAGTTGTAGAAAGTATTTCAAAAAATATTGGATCAAAATATGTGCTAATTGGTGAATTTCTAAGAGATAGCTATCGTGTGAGAGCCAAGTCGTTGTGGGCAGCAGATGGACTGGTGAAAGACTATGAATATGAAATACTTCATACTCCGTGTGAACACGTCTTATCGCAAGGAATAAAAATTTTTCCTGAAAGAGTACAAACACTCTATCCCAAAGATATTGACTTAGTAAAGTGGGGGATACAAAGTTATGTCGGAATCCCTTTGTTTAATGATAAAAAAATGTGTATTGGTCATATTGCCGTTTTAGATACCCTTCCTTTAGAAAATATTGATTTAGTTACAACGGTATTGAAGGTATGCGCCAATAGAGTAGAGGCAGAACTTGAACGTGCAATAAATGATGAGCTTATTAGGCAACGTGAGCAGGAAAATAGAATTCAAACAGAAAGACTAGCGCAATCTCTATCTCTTTTAGAAGCAACTATTGAATGTACTGCCGATGGTTTGTTAATTGCAGATGGACATGGAAAAATGGTTCGCTTCAACCAACAGTTTGTCAAAATGTGGAAGATGCCATTGGGGCTGGCTTTTGGTAAAAACGAAGCCGATGGTTTGACGTATGTACTTTCTCAATTGAAAGATCCCGAACAATTTATTTCCAAAGTAAGGGAACTGTATGACAATCCAGAAGCCATTAGTTTTGATGTTTTATACTTTAAAGATGGAAGAATATTTGAAAGATATTCACAGCCACAAAGAATAGGAACTAAAATAGTAGGGCGTGTTTGGAGTTTTAGGGATGTTACCAAACGCATAAAAGCAGAAACCGAACTGCGGAGAAGCGAATCTTTGTTTAGAAGTTTATTTGAAGAAAGCCCCATAGGTATAGTAATTGATGATTATTCAGGTGAATACCTGCTGGCACACGTAAATAAAAAATTCTCTCGAATGCTTCAATATTCAATTGAAGAATTGAAGAATATGAGCGCAATGTACATTACGCATCCTGAGGATACACAAAAGCACACCGAAAGTTTCAAGGATGTTGAACATCAAAATAGCAAAGATTCTAGTTTTGAAAAAAGATACATCACCAAAGATGGCTCAATAATATGGGCGAATGTGTCTTTAGCTGCAGTGAGAAATGAATTAGGCGAGGCAAGATACCGAGTGTTAATGATTCAGGATATTACGGAAAAGAAAAAAGCACTCTTAGACTTAAAGGAGAAAGCGAAAGAATTAGACGAAAAAAACAAAGAACTGCAAAAATACATTGATTCAAATTTACAATTAGAAAATTTTGCCTACATCGCTTCACATGACCTCCGAGAACCATTGCTTACCATTATGGGGCTGATTGAAGTCCTAACCGAGAGTTATTCAGAAGACTTAAACGAGGAAGCACTTTCATTTTTACAATTTATTAAACAATCTGTAATGAATATGGAATTGCTAATCAATGATTTACTGAATTATTCTCGGGTAAATACCCAAGTTCATACTGCGGCAACTTTTGATATGGACGTATTGCTTCAAAAAATAATACAAGGACTTCAACAATCAATTGATCAGCAAAATGCAATAATCGAATGTTCAGATATTCCTCAAAACTTTACAGCCAACCAAACCAAGATGATTCAATTATTTCAAAACTTAATTGTCAACGCCATTAAGTTTCGAAATCCAAACGTTTCCCCAATTATAAAAATATCAGCAATCGATTTTGGCACTCACTGGCAATTTTCGGTATCAGACAATGGAATAGGCATAGCCCCTGAGCATAACGATAAAATATTTTTGCTATTCAAAAAACTACACAGTAAGTATGAATATGGAGGTACAGGTATTGGTTTGGCTACTTGCAAAAAAATAGTAGAGCAACATGGCGGAAAAATTTGGTTAGAATCCGAACTCAATAAAGGCACTACCTTCTACTTCACCATCTGCAAGAAAGAAAATTAG
- the guaB gene encoding IMP dehydrogenase, protein MYKLIKEGLTFDDVLLLPDHSHVLPKDVQLSTWLTPKIRLNIPIISAGMDTVTEARMAVAMARQGGIGIIHKNMSIESQTEQIDMVKRSQNVVINDPFFLSPSHKVFEADDLMAKYKISGVPITDENGILVGIITNRDIRFETDHNKSIQEAMTSKHLITAPAGTTLEEAKGILMRHKIEKLPIVDKNGKLKGLITIKDIEKAIQYPHAAKDVYGRLLVGAAVGVGKNTLHHVAKLAESQADVIVIDTAHGHSEGVLQTVREVKDTFPDLQVIAGNVATASGTVALIEAGADAVKVGIGPGSICTTRIVAGVGVPQITAIYDCAEAAKPYGIPVIADGGIKYSGDLVKAIAAGAATCMMGSIFAGCEESPGATELYQGRKYKVYRGMGSIGAMQKGSKDRYFQEGAKKLVPEGIEGRVAYKGKLEDTVFQLIGGLQQGMGYCGTATIENLREDARFIRITSAGLRESHPHDVQITKEAPNYSVSA, encoded by the coding sequence ATGTACAAGTTAATAAAAGAAGGACTCACCTTCGATGATGTTTTACTACTTCCTGATCACTCCCATGTTCTCCCCAAAGATGTCCAACTTTCTACGTGGCTTACTCCAAAAATTCGTCTGAACATACCTATTATTAGTGCAGGTATGGACACTGTCACCGAGGCACGAATGGCGGTAGCAATGGCACGACAAGGAGGTATTGGTATTATACACAAAAATATGTCTATTGAGTCGCAAACAGAGCAGATAGATATGGTCAAACGCTCCCAGAATGTGGTTATCAATGATCCATTCTTTCTGTCGCCAAGTCATAAAGTATTTGAGGCTGATGATTTGATGGCCAAATACAAAATTTCAGGCGTACCTATCACCGATGAAAATGGTATATTGGTAGGCATTATCACCAATCGAGACATCCGCTTCGAAACTGACCACAACAAAAGTATTCAAGAAGCAATGACGAGCAAGCATCTCATTACTGCACCTGCAGGGACTACTTTAGAAGAAGCAAAGGGTATTTTGATGCGGCATAAAATTGAGAAATTGCCGATTGTAGATAAAAATGGGAAGCTCAAAGGCTTGATTACCATTAAGGATATCGAAAAAGCAATTCAGTATCCTCATGCTGCAAAAGATGTTTATGGGCGTTTGCTCGTTGGTGCAGCAGTAGGAGTAGGAAAAAATACCTTACACCACGTTGCCAAATTAGCAGAATCACAGGCAGATGTAATTGTGATAGATACGGCACATGGACATTCAGAAGGAGTACTACAAACAGTGAGGGAGGTAAAAGATACTTTTCCAGACTTACAAGTGATTGCAGGGAATGTGGCTACGGCAAGCGGTACAGTTGCGCTTATTGAAGCTGGGGCTGATGCAGTGAAAGTAGGCATTGGACCTGGTTCCATCTGCACAACGAGAATAGTGGCAGGTGTAGGTGTTCCACAAATTACGGCTATATATGATTGTGCTGAAGCGGCTAAACCTTATGGTATACCTGTCATTGCAGATGGAGGTATCAAATATTCTGGTGATTTGGTGAAAGCGATTGCAGCGGGTGCAGCAACGTGTATGATGGGAAGTATTTTTGCAGGTTGTGAGGAAAGCCCCGGTGCTACGGAACTATATCAAGGACGTAAATATAAGGTTTACAGAGGTATGGGTTCTATTGGAGCAATGCAAAAAGGGAGTAAAGACAGGTATTTTCAAGAAGGAGCTAAAAAGTTAGTACCTGAAGGTATTGAAGGCAGGGTAGCATATAAAGGGAAATTGGAAGATACTGTATTTCAATTAATTGGTGGTTTGCAGCAAGGAATGGGATATTGTGGTACGGCTACTATTGAAAACTTGCGAGAAGATGCTCGATTTATTAGAATTACCAGTGCAGGTTTGCGGGAGAGCCACCCACATGATGTTCAGATTACGAAAGAAGCTCCAAATTATAGCGTTTCGGCTTAA
- the rpsI gene encoding 30S ribosomal protein S9 codes for MSQINAVGRRKSSVSRAFLSHGTGKVIINGKDYKEYITVPHLSDLIVVPFKLTNTEGKFDFKITVRGGGVKGQAEAIALSISRALVKENADCKPALKAEDMMTRDARIVERKKPGLRKARKRAQFSKR; via the coding sequence ATGAGCCAGATAAATGCAGTAGGTCGAAGAAAATCGTCTGTTTCACGTGCTTTTTTATCACATGGTACAGGTAAGGTTATTATCAACGGCAAAGACTATAAAGAATACATTACTGTTCCTCACTTATCGGATTTAATCGTAGTGCCTTTTAAATTGACAAATACAGAAGGTAAATTCGATTTCAAAATCACGGTTCGTGGTGGTGGTGTAAAAGGGCAAGCAGAAGCGATTGCTTTAAGTATTTCTCGTGCCTTAGTTAAAGAAAATGCTGATTGTAAACCAGCACTGAAAGCAGAAGATATGATGACCAGAGATGCGCGCATAGTTGAGCGTAAAAAACCAGGTCTTCGAAAAGCACGTAAAAGAGCACAATTTAGTAAACGATAA
- the tsf gene encoding translation elongation factor Ts, producing MSGVKISASDVNKLRQQTGAGMMDCKKALVEAGGDFDVAIEVLRKQGQKVAAKRSDRQATEGVAIAKVSDDGTSGITLVLSCETDFVAKNDDFVSFANKIADIALANTPSNTEELLSLSLNNLTIAENLTDQIGKIGEKIEVSNYEKLSADLVVPYIHAGNKIGVLVGLNQTGNEDIIGAAKDVAMQVAAMKPIAVDESDVDEETKAKELEIGREQARAEGKPDKILDRIAQGKLQKFYQDNTLVHQKFVKDNSKTVGEYLQSVSKGLKVTGFKRLAIG from the coding sequence ATGAGTGGTGTTAAGATCTCTGCATCAGATGTCAATAAATTGAGACAACAGACTGGTGCTGGTATGATGGATTGTAAGAAAGCCCTAGTAGAGGCAGGAGGTGACTTTGATGTAGCTATTGAGGTTCTTCGTAAACAAGGACAAAAAGTAGCTGCAAAAAGATCTGACCGTCAAGCTACGGAAGGTGTTGCCATCGCTAAAGTTTCAGATGATGGAACATCAGGAATTACTTTGGTATTAAGTTGTGAAACTGATTTTGTAGCAAAAAATGACGACTTCGTTAGTTTTGCAAACAAAATTGCTGATATAGCATTGGCGAATACACCTTCAAATACTGAAGAATTGCTAAGTTTATCTCTCAATAATTTAACTATTGCAGAAAACCTTACTGACCAAATAGGTAAAATAGGGGAGAAAATTGAAGTTTCTAACTATGAAAAACTATCAGCGGATTTGGTAGTGCCTTACATCCATGCAGGTAACAAAATTGGTGTATTAGTAGGGTTGAATCAAACTGGCAATGAGGATATCATTGGAGCAGCTAAAGATGTGGCAATGCAAGTAGCAGCGATGAAGCCCATTGCAGTAGATGAAAGTGATGTAGACGAGGAAACCAAAGCAAAAGAACTCGAAATTGGTAGAGAACAGGCTCGTGCAGAAGGAAAACCAGATAAAATATTGGATAGAATTGCTCAAGGAAAACTCCAAAAATTCTATCAAGACAATACTTTGGTTCACCAAAAATTCGTGAAGGACAATAGCAAAACTGTTGGCGAATACCTTCAATCAGTTTCTAAAGGTTTGAAAGTTACTGGCTTCAAAAGACTAGCAATCGGATAA